Proteins found in one Acidimicrobiales bacterium genomic segment:
- the pyrF gene encoding orotidine-5'-phosphate decarboxylase: MADHEVPEEVRRRLCLVLDVDDLVAARRTADLLAPWFGTVKVGLELFSAAGPEAVTSFAEAGFDVFCDLKLHDIPNTVGSAARVLGALGARWVTVHASGGGPMLRAAVEGLAVGAVAAGVATPGALGVTVLTSDEVAGGDVLGARCELAAASGCEGIVCAAPDLAATDPWSDRLVRVVPGIRMPGEATHDQARVASPRDALAAGADLLVVGRAVTAADDPTAAASAIVDNLMV, translated from the coding sequence GTGGCTGACCACGAGGTGCCCGAGGAGGTCCGGCGCCGGCTGTGCCTGGTGCTGGACGTGGACGACCTGGTGGCAGCCCGCCGGACGGCCGATCTCTTGGCCCCCTGGTTCGGCACGGTGAAGGTCGGCCTGGAGCTGTTCTCGGCGGCCGGCCCCGAGGCGGTCACCTCGTTCGCCGAGGCCGGATTCGACGTGTTCTGCGACCTGAAGTTGCACGACATCCCCAACACGGTTGGCAGTGCCGCCCGGGTGCTGGGGGCGTTGGGCGCCCGCTGGGTGACCGTGCACGCCTCGGGAGGCGGGCCGATGCTGCGGGCGGCCGTCGAGGGGTTGGCCGTCGGAGCGGTCGCAGCCGGGGTGGCGACACCCGGTGCACTGGGGGTCACCGTCCTGACCAGCGACGAGGTGGCCGGCGGCGACGTCCTGGGTGCCCGCTGCGAGCTGGCGGCGGCCAGCGGGTGCGAGGGGATCGTGTGTGCCGCCCCCGACCTCGCCGCCACCGACCCGTGGTCCGACCGACTGGTACGGGTGGTTCCGGGGATCCGGATGCCCGGGGAGGCCACCCACGACCAGGCCCGGGTGGCCTCGCCCCGTGACGCCCTGGCCGCCGGGGCCGACCTCCTGGTGGTGGGTCGGGCCGTCACCGCGGCCGACGACCCGACGGCGGCCGCTTCGGCCATCGTCGACAACCTGATGGTGTGA
- a CDS encoding dihydroorotate dehydrogenase produces MRFRHPGGSGRPAVDLTTRIGSLVLPNPVLTASGTAGHGHELADHLDPASLGAVVVKSLHVQAWDGNPAPRVHATPAGMLNSVGLQGPGVEAWLEHDLPGLVATGARVVVSIWGRRVDEFARAAELLADAPAEVVAVEVNASCPNLEDRRALFAHSGTATAEVVAAAAAARRPCWAKLSPNTPELPDIAAAAAGAGAEAVTVANTVLGMVIDTESRRPLLGAGRGGLSGPAIRPVAVRAVFDTREALPDLPIIGVGGVASAVDAVQFLLAGASAVQVGTATFADPRAPARILRDLGRWCDSHGVSRLEELIGAAHG; encoded by the coding sequence GTGAGGTTCCGGCACCCAGGAGGGAGCGGTCGCCCGGCCGTCGACCTGACAACGCGTATCGGTTCGCTGGTCCTCCCCAACCCCGTCCTGACCGCCTCGGGCACAGCGGGCCACGGCCACGAGCTGGCCGACCACCTGGACCCGGCATCGCTGGGCGCCGTGGTGGTCAAGTCCCTCCACGTCCAGGCGTGGGACGGCAACCCGGCACCCCGTGTGCACGCCACGCCGGCCGGAATGCTCAACAGCGTCGGGCTCCAGGGGCCTGGCGTCGAGGCCTGGTTGGAACACGACCTACCTGGGCTGGTGGCTACGGGGGCCAGGGTGGTGGTCAGCATCTGGGGCCGCAGGGTCGACGAGTTCGCCCGGGCCGCCGAGTTGCTGGCCGATGCCCCGGCCGAGGTGGTGGCAGTGGAGGTCAACGCATCGTGCCCCAACCTGGAGGACCGGAGGGCGCTGTTCGCCCACTCCGGTACGGCCACAGCCGAGGTGGTGGCCGCTGCCGCGGCTGCCCGGCGACCCTGTTGGGCGAAGCTCAGCCCGAACACGCCTGAACTCCCCGACATCGCGGCCGCCGCCGCCGGTGCGGGCGCCGAAGCGGTGACCGTCGCCAACACTGTGCTGGGCATGGTGATCGACACGGAGTCACGGCGACCCCTCCTGGGAGCCGGGCGGGGCGGCCTGAGTGGGCCAGCGATCCGGCCGGTGGCCGTGAGGGCCGTCTTCGACACCCGGGAGGCCCTCCCGGATCTACCCATCATCGGCGTCGGGGGGGTGGCCAGCGCAGTCGATGCCGTGCAGTTCCTGCTGGCCGGCGCATCAGCCGTCCAGGTGGGGACCGCCACGTTCGCCGATCCGCGGGCTCCGGCCCGGATCCTGCGCGACCTGGGCCGCTGGTGCGACAGCCACGGGGTGTCACGGCTGGAGGAGCTGATCGGAGCGGCGCATGGCTGA
- the carB gene encoding carbamoyl-phosphate synthase large subunit, whose product MPRRDDIASILLIGSGPIVIGQACEFDYSGTQACRVLRDDGYRVVLVNSNPATIMTDPDFADATYVEPLRLDVLEAVIARERPDALLPTLGGQTALNLAMELVEAGVLEEYGVELIGADAEAIATAEDRGRFKEAMQQIGLSVPLSGIAHTMDEARRVIDGIGLPVVIRPAYILGGRGTGMAATTAGFETVAAAGLEASPISEILIEKSIAGWKEYELEVMRDVADNCVVICSIENLDPMGVHTGDSITVAPAQTLSDVEYQEMRDAAFACLRRVGVETGGSNVQFAVHPETGEQVIIEMNPRVSRSSALASKATGFPIAKIAAKLAVGYTLDEIPNDITEKTPAAFEPTIDYVVTKVPRWAFEKFPGTSGVLGTSMQSVGEVMAIGRTFPESLQKGMRSLENGRLGLNGDPAEAVLDEMGDDALLAAAAVPTPGRVTQLEALLRRGVPLEVVHEATKVDPWFLDQILSISEERLHLEDLGLDAMGRGDWRRAKRLGFADAQLAYIWGREADEVRVAREAAGVRPTYKTVDTCGAEFAAETPYHYSAWEDEDEVRPSDRPKVMILGSGPNRIGQGIEFDYCCVHASFALRDAGFETIMVNCNPETVSTDYDTSDRLYFEPLTAEDVANVIDAEQPVGVIVSLGGQTPLKLASTLPPDLIAGTSPHSIDLAEDREQWNALCAEMRILQPPGGTAVDTAGALAIAGDIGYPVLVRPSYVLGGRGMEIVYDDAQMMRAMAELSGFGSLGIEGGLSAERPVLVDRFLEDATEVDVDAIRDHTGEVVIGAVMEHVEEAGVHSGDSACVIPPPHLSAAVVGRIEDHTRTIAAALDVRGPINVQYAVKGDEVYVIEANPRASRTVPFVAKATGVPLAKVASRVMMGATLAELRAEGLLRERVAGDHVAVKEAVLPFDRFPEADPVLGPEMRSTGEVMGIDMTTGLAFTKSQISAGGALPDSGTVFMSLADRDKAVGLEAARGLVDLGLEIVATSGTADHLVANGVPVSTVVAKLGEDGTDAVELIRSGAVQMVVNSPRGRGPRADGEHIRAAAGAGGIPLLTTANAALAAARGLADWRRFPLAVRTLQEYHEGVVAVPEGALP is encoded by the coding sequence ATGCCGCGCCGCGACGACATCGCCAGCATCCTGCTCATCGGCTCGGGCCCCATCGTGATCGGCCAGGCATGCGAGTTCGACTACTCGGGTACCCAGGCCTGTCGTGTCCTACGGGACGACGGCTACCGGGTGGTCCTGGTCAACTCGAACCCGGCGACCATCATGACCGACCCGGATTTCGCCGACGCCACCTACGTGGAGCCCCTCCGCCTGGACGTCCTGGAGGCCGTGATCGCCAGGGAGAGGCCCGACGCGCTGCTTCCCACCCTGGGAGGCCAGACGGCCCTGAATCTGGCCATGGAGCTGGTCGAGGCGGGGGTGCTCGAGGAGTATGGGGTGGAGCTGATCGGCGCCGACGCCGAGGCCATAGCCACGGCCGAGGACCGCGGACGGTTCAAGGAGGCCATGCAGCAGATCGGCCTGAGCGTGCCGCTCTCCGGCATCGCCCACACGATGGACGAGGCCCGCCGGGTGATCGACGGGATCGGCCTACCGGTGGTGATCCGCCCCGCCTACATCCTGGGTGGTAGGGGCACCGGGATGGCGGCGACCACCGCCGGGTTCGAGACGGTGGCGGCGGCCGGCCTGGAGGCCAGCCCGATCTCGGAGATCCTGATCGAGAAGTCGATCGCCGGCTGGAAGGAGTACGAGCTGGAGGTCATGCGGGACGTTGCCGACAACTGCGTGGTCATCTGCTCCATCGAGAACCTGGACCCGATGGGCGTACACACCGGCGACTCGATAACCGTGGCTCCCGCCCAGACGCTGTCCGACGTGGAGTACCAGGAGATGCGGGACGCCGCCTTCGCCTGCCTCCGCCGGGTCGGGGTCGAGACCGGCGGTTCCAACGTGCAGTTCGCCGTGCACCCGGAGACCGGCGAGCAGGTCATCATCGAGATGAACCCCCGGGTGAGCCGGTCGTCGGCCCTGGCATCGAAGGCCACGGGTTTCCCGATCGCCAAGATTGCCGCCAAGCTGGCCGTCGGCTACACGCTGGACGAGATCCCCAACGACATAACGGAGAAGACCCCGGCGGCGTTCGAGCCGACCATCGACTACGTGGTGACCAAGGTCCCCCGCTGGGCCTTCGAGAAGTTCCCGGGCACATCGGGCGTGCTGGGCACCTCGATGCAGTCCGTGGGCGAGGTCATGGCGATCGGCCGGACCTTCCCCGAGTCGTTGCAGAAGGGTATGCGCTCGCTGGAGAACGGGCGGCTGGGCCTAAACGGCGACCCTGCCGAGGCGGTGCTGGACGAGATGGGTGACGACGCCCTGCTGGCTGCCGCCGCGGTCCCCACCCCGGGCCGGGTCACCCAGTTGGAGGCGCTGCTCCGGCGGGGCGTACCGCTGGAGGTTGTGCACGAGGCCACGAAGGTGGACCCGTGGTTCCTGGACCAGATCCTGTCCATCAGCGAGGAGCGCCTGCACCTTGAGGACCTGGGGTTGGACGCCATGGGCCGCGGCGACTGGCGACGGGCCAAGCGCCTGGGGTTCGCCGACGCCCAGCTGGCCTACATCTGGGGTCGGGAGGCCGACGAGGTGAGGGTTGCCCGGGAGGCGGCCGGGGTGCGTCCCACCTACAAGACGGTCGACACCTGCGGGGCCGAGTTCGCCGCCGAGACGCCCTACCACTACTCGGCCTGGGAGGACGAGGATGAGGTCCGGCCGTCCGACCGGCCCAAGGTGATGATCCTCGGCTCGGGCCCCAACCGGATCGGACAGGGCATCGAGTTCGACTACTGCTGTGTGCACGCCAGCTTCGCCCTCCGGGACGCCGGGTTCGAGACGATCATGGTGAACTGCAACCCGGAGACCGTGTCGACCGACTACGACACCAGCGACCGCCTGTACTTCGAGCCGTTGACAGCCGAGGACGTGGCCAACGTCATCGACGCCGAGCAGCCGGTCGGCGTCATCGTGTCGCTCGGCGGCCAGACGCCGCTGAAGCTGGCGTCGACGCTGCCCCCTGACCTGATCGCCGGGACCAGCCCGCATTCGATCGACCTGGCCGAGGACCGCGAGCAGTGGAACGCCCTGTGCGCTGAGATGCGCATTTTGCAGCCGCCGGGCGGTACCGCCGTCGACACGGCCGGGGCGCTGGCCATCGCCGGCGACATCGGCTACCCGGTGCTGGTCCGCCCGTCCTACGTGCTGGGTGGCAGGGGGATGGAGATCGTCTACGACGACGCCCAGATGATGCGGGCCATGGCGGAGTTGAGTGGCTTCGGCAGCCTCGGCATCGAGGGCGGCCTGTCGGCCGAGCGGCCGGTGCTTGTCGACAGGTTCCTGGAGGACGCCACGGAGGTCGACGTCGACGCCATCCGGGACCACACCGGCGAGGTCGTCATCGGTGCGGTCATGGAGCACGTCGAGGAGGCCGGGGTTCACAGCGGCGACAGCGCCTGCGTCATCCCGCCGCCACACCTGTCGGCGGCGGTGGTGGGCCGCATCGAGGACCACACCCGGACCATCGCGGCGGCCCTCGACGTCAGGGGGCCCATCAACGTCCAGTACGCGGTCAAGGGCGACGAGGTCTACGTGATCGAGGCCAACCCGCGCGCCTCGCGGACGGTGCCGTTCGTGGCCAAGGCCACCGGCGTCCCGCTGGCCAAGGTGGCCAGCCGGGTGATGATGGGCGCCACGTTGGCCGAGTTACGCGCCGAGGGGCTGCTGCGGGAACGGGTTGCCGGCGACCATGTGGCGGTCAAGGAGGCGGTGCTGCCGTTCGACAGGTTCCCGGAGGCCGACCCGGTGCTCGGTCCCGAGATGCGGTCCACCGGCGAGGTCATGGGGATCGACATGACCACGGGCCTGGCCTTCACGAAGTCGCAGATCTCGGCGGGTGGCGCCCTGCCGGACTCGGGAACGGTGTTCATGTCCCTGGCCGACCGGGACAAGGCGGTCGGCCTCGAAGCCGCCCGGGGCCTGGTGGACCTGGGGCTGGAGATAGTGGCCACCAGCGGCACGGCGGATCACCTGGTCGCCAACGGCGTGCCGGTCTCGACTGTGGTGGCGAAGTTGGGCGAGGACGGAACCGACGCCGTGGAGCTGATCCGGTCGGGAGCCGTGCAGATGGTGGTGAACAGCCCCAGGGGTCGGGGGCCGCGGGCCGACGGCGAGCACATCCGTGCCGCGGCCGGAGCTGGGGGAATACCGCTTCTCACCACGGCCAACGCAGCCCTGGCCGCGGCCCGCGGGCTGGCCGACTGGCGCCGCTTCCCACTTGCCGTGCGGACCCTGCAGGAGTACCACGAGGGTGTGGTGGCCGTTCCGGAGGGAGCGCTCCCGTGA
- the carA gene encoding glutamine-hydrolyzing carbamoyl-phosphate synthase small subunit has product MTRQRIVEAALVLVDGEVFEGEAIGAEPDGGVATGEVVFNTVLSGYQEVITDPSYAGQIITFTASHIGNYGVNHDDHESRRPFCRGIVVRDLARRRSNWRSSDDLNGLLRAHGVPGIAGIDTRRLTRHLRDAGAMPGAFGTADVATLAAAAAVEPGTDGIDLVATVTCEAPLVVGSTGGGRRIVAYDFGIKATILKHLSGLGEVTVVPASTPATEVLEMAPDGVFLSNGPGDPGPLAAIRGNITALLGEVPIFGICLGHQLLAGALGAETFKLPFGHHGGNHPVRNLATGKVEITSQNHNYCVAEGSIPSAVITHVNLNDQTVEGIRCSDVPAFSVQYHPEAGPGPHDSRYLFAEFEDMMESVGGPAGGRG; this is encoded by the coding sequence GTGACCCGTCAGCGCATCGTCGAGGCCGCCCTGGTCCTGGTAGACGGCGAGGTTTTCGAGGGAGAGGCCATCGGTGCGGAGCCCGACGGCGGGGTGGCCACCGGCGAGGTGGTGTTCAACACCGTCCTCTCCGGCTACCAGGAGGTCATAACCGACCCGTCCTACGCGGGCCAGATCATCACCTTCACCGCGTCCCACATCGGGAACTACGGGGTCAACCACGACGACCACGAGAGCCGGAGGCCCTTCTGCCGCGGCATCGTGGTGCGCGACCTGGCCCGTCGCCGGAGCAACTGGCGGTCGTCGGACGACCTCAACGGGCTGTTGAGGGCCCACGGCGTGCCGGGCATCGCCGGGATCGACACACGGCGTCTCACCCGTCACCTGCGCGACGCGGGTGCGATGCCCGGAGCCTTCGGAACGGCCGACGTGGCCACCCTGGCCGCCGCTGCGGCCGTCGAGCCCGGTACGGACGGGATCGACCTGGTGGCCACGGTGACGTGTGAGGCCCCGTTGGTCGTCGGGTCCACGGGTGGAGGCCGCCGGATCGTCGCCTACGACTTCGGCATCAAGGCGACCATCCTGAAGCACCTCTCCGGCCTCGGCGAGGTGACCGTGGTACCCGCCTCGACACCGGCCACCGAGGTGCTGGAAATGGCTCCCGACGGCGTGTTCCTGTCCAACGGTCCCGGTGATCCAGGGCCGCTGGCCGCCATCCGCGGGAACATCACGGCCCTCCTCGGAGAGGTACCGATCTTCGGCATATGCCTGGGCCACCAGCTGCTGGCCGGGGCGCTGGGCGCCGAGACGTTCAAGCTGCCGTTCGGACACCACGGCGGCAATCACCCGGTCCGCAACCTGGCCACCGGGAAGGTGGAGATAACCAGCCAGAACCACAACTACTGCGTGGCCGAGGGTTCGATCCCGTCTGCCGTCATCACCCACGTCAACCTCAACGACCAGACCGTCGAGGGCATCCGCTGCAGCGACGTTCCGGCGTTCAGCGTGCAGTACCACCCGGAGGCCGGCCCGGGTCCCCACGACAGCCGGTACCTGTTCGCCGAGTTCGAGGACATGATGGAGAGCGTCGGCGGTCCGGCGGGAGGGCGGGGCTGA
- a CDS encoding dihydroorotase, producing the protein MSVVLRGGRIIDRDGERVLDVELGDDGLIAALGTGLSGDLDLDATGCVVSPGFVDLHAHLREPGQEEAETILTGALGGSLGGYTALVTMPNTDPTTDCVAVVEQVRALGRRSTCEMVPSAAMTLGRHGVDMAPMGELVDAGVGIFTDDGTGLQDPRLMRRVMEYSTGLGGRLGRPVVLAQHCEVSALSEGGYMHEGEWSSRLGIPGQPAEAEELMVMRDIALVRLTGAHLHFQHLSTASSVAMVRGAKAAGLPVTAEATTHHFTLTDAACASYDPVFKVHPPLRTDADVRAVREGLADGTIDAIATDHAPHAAHSKELPFDQAPPGMLGLETAFSLALGESGLDLPEVLALLSWKPAAIAGVADRHGAPVVPGVPANLCVVDPDETWTVSGAAMASLSSNTPYEGRSLRGRVRHTIRAGVPVVVDGEARR; encoded by the coding sequence GTGAGCGTGGTCCTCCGGGGCGGACGGATCATCGACCGCGATGGTGAGCGCGTCCTGGACGTGGAGTTGGGAGACGACGGTCTCATCGCCGCGTTGGGGACCGGCCTCAGCGGCGACTTGGACCTCGACGCCACCGGCTGCGTGGTCTCGCCGGGCTTCGTGGACCTCCACGCCCACCTCCGGGAACCCGGCCAGGAGGAAGCCGAGACGATCCTGACCGGTGCCCTAGGCGGTTCCCTGGGTGGCTATACGGCCCTGGTCACCATGCCGAACACCGATCCGACCACCGACTGCGTCGCCGTGGTGGAACAGGTCCGGGCCCTGGGCCGGCGCTCCACCTGCGAGATGGTCCCGTCGGCGGCGATGACCTTGGGCCGCCACGGGGTCGACATGGCGCCCATGGGCGAGCTGGTCGATGCCGGGGTGGGGATCTTCACCGACGACGGAACCGGACTCCAGGATCCGCGGCTGATGCGCCGGGTCATGGAGTACTCGACGGGCCTCGGCGGCCGGCTGGGCCGACCGGTCGTCCTCGCCCAGCACTGCGAGGTCTCGGCCCTGTCCGAGGGTGGCTACATGCACGAGGGGGAGTGGTCGTCGCGCCTCGGGATTCCCGGCCAGCCGGCCGAGGCCGAGGAGCTGATGGTCATGCGGGACATCGCGCTGGTCCGCCTGACCGGTGCCCACCTGCACTTCCAGCACCTCTCCACGGCGAGTTCAGTGGCCATGGTCAGGGGGGCCAAGGCGGCAGGCCTGCCGGTCACGGCCGAGGCCACCACCCACCACTTCACCCTCACCGATGCGGCGTGCGCCTCCTACGACCCGGTGTTCAAGGTCCATCCGCCGTTGCGGACCGATGCCGACGTCCGGGCGGTCCGGGAGGGGTTGGCGGACGGCACGATCGACGCCATCGCCACCGACCACGCACCTCACGCCGCCCACTCCAAGGAACTGCCCTTCGACCAGGCACCCCCGGGGATGCTCGGCCTGGAGACGGCGTTTTCCCTGGCGCTGGGGGAGTCGGGCCTGGACCTCCCCGAGGTGCTGGCCCTGCTGTCATGGAAGCCGGCGGCCATCGCCGGTGTGGCGGACAGGCATGGTGCGCCGGTGGTTCCGGGTGTTCCCGCCAACCTGTGCGTGGTCGATCCCGACGAGACCTGGACCGTCTCCGGTGCGGCGATGGCCAGCCTGAGCTCCAACACCCCGTACGAGGGACGGTCCCTCCGGGGCCGGGTCCGCCACACCATCCGGGCCGGCGTGCCGGTCGTGGTTGATGGCGAGGCCCGTCGGTGA
- a CDS encoding aspartate carbamoyltransferase catalytic subunit, which yields MSADARHDTGLGRHLLGIDGLGRSDLEEILDLTDAFAEIGRRPIPRVPALRGRTVATLFFENSTRTRMSFETAARRLSADTVAFSSGTSSLSKGESIRDTVEVVASYGADVLVVRHAMAGTAHRVAEWTDLSVVNAGDGCHEHPTQALLDCYTLRERRGSLDGMRIAIVGDVSHSRVARSDVLAFTTLGAEVVLVAPATLLPPAIEGWPVTVAHELDPLLGDLDAIYLLRLQRERITEGLIPSLREYAADFCLTAGRVARMRSDALVLHPGPTNRGVEISAEAAADHRSVILDQVVNGVSVRMAVLFLLLGSGRQLGAVEAGDAVEVDR from the coding sequence GTGAGCGCCGACGCCCGACACGACACCGGCCTCGGCCGGCACCTCCTGGGGATCGACGGCCTGGGCCGGTCCGACCTGGAGGAGATTCTGGACCTGACCGACGCGTTCGCCGAGATCGGTCGCCGCCCCATACCGAGGGTCCCTGCGCTCCGCGGCCGGACAGTGGCCACCCTGTTCTTCGAGAACTCCACCCGGACCCGCATGTCGTTCGAGACGGCGGCACGTCGCCTGTCGGCCGACACGGTCGCCTTCAGCTCCGGCACCTCCTCGCTCAGCAAGGGCGAGAGTATCCGGGACACCGTCGAGGTGGTCGCCTCGTACGGAGCCGACGTCCTGGTGGTCCGCCACGCCATGGCCGGAACCGCCCACCGGGTGGCCGAATGGACCGACCTCTCAGTGGTCAACGCCGGCGACGGCTGCCACGAGCATCCGACCCAGGCGCTCCTGGACTGCTACACGCTGCGTGAGCGCCGGGGGTCCCTGGACGGGATGCGGATCGCCATCGTCGGCGACGTCAGCCATTCGCGGGTGGCCCGGTCCGACGTGCTGGCCTTCACCACCCTTGGGGCCGAGGTGGTGCTGGTGGCCCCGGCAACCCTGCTGCCACCGGCCATCGAGGGGTGGCCGGTCACCGTGGCCCACGAGCTGGATCCGCTGCTCGGCGACCTGGATGCCATCTACCTGCTCCGGCTTCAGCGTGAGCGCATCACCGAGGGCCTGATCCCGTCGCTGCGCGAATACGCGGCCGACTTCTGCCTGACCGCCGGGCGGGTCGCCCGGATGCGCAGCGACGCCCTGGTCCTCCACCCCGGACCCACCAACAGGGGGGTAGAGATCTCCGCCGAGGCCGCGGCGGACCATCGGTCGGTGATCCTGGACCAGGTGGTCAACGGCGTGTCGGTGCGCATGGCCGTCCTCTTCCTCCTACTCGGTTCGGGCCGTCAGCTGGGAGCGGTGGAAGCCGGTGACGCTGTGGAGGTCGACCGGTGA
- the pyrR gene encoding bifunctional pyr operon transcriptional regulator/uracil phosphoribosyltransferase PyrR, whose amino-acid sequence MAERERRQTPPFGGVFVSHARIMTTDDMGRAVRRMAHEVIERNHGLDDLVVVGLQTGGVPIAERLAETLADIEGLHPLVGTLDVALHRDDIGLRPVVPEAVTDLTADLDGRVVVLVDDVLFTGRTIRAALDALCDFGRPRSIQLAVMIDRGHRELPIRPDYVGKNLPTRRDEVVDVHLAGVDLGVMQK is encoded by the coding sequence ATGGCCGAACGAGAACGACGTCAGACGCCCCCGTTCGGGGGCGTCTTCGTGTCCCACGCGCGGATCATGACCACCGACGACATGGGGCGGGCCGTCCGTCGCATGGCCCATGAGGTCATAGAGCGGAACCACGGCCTGGACGACCTCGTGGTGGTAGGCCTCCAGACAGGCGGGGTGCCGATCGCCGAGCGGCTGGCCGAGACCCTCGCCGACATCGAGGGCCTGCATCCGCTGGTCGGGACCCTGGACGTGGCGCTCCACCGGGACGACATCGGCCTCAGGCCGGTGGTCCCGGAGGCCGTCACCGACCTGACGGCCGACCTGGATGGACGGGTCGTCGTGCTGGTCGACGACGTGCTCTTCACCGGTCGGACCATCCGGGCTGCCCTGGACGCCCTCTGCGACTTTGGTCGGCCCCGCTCGATCCAGCTGGCGGTGATGATCGACCGCGGCCACCGGGAGCTGCCCATCCGCCCCGACTACGTGGGCAAGAACCTGCCGACCCGCCGCGACGAGGTCGTCGACGTGCACCTCGCCGGCGTGGACCTCGGGGTGATGCAGAAGTGA
- a CDS encoding GNAT family N-acetyltransferase: protein MRQLPLPEPLLAGRRCLLRSWEPGDALALAAAWSDPEVRRWLPVPEDVDPAAAAAWIAGEAGRRQAGLALDLVAVEPVVEPAPEPTGDPAIGPKVGGEVLGEVGLSAFDPERGAARIGWWTVAAQRRRGIATEMVRILTAWALGPPLGLTVLVAEMEPGNVGSLAVAMAAGYEELDRSADGRLVMVARSDRGLARP from the coding sequence GTGAGGCAACTGCCGCTGCCCGAGCCACTGCTGGCCGGGAGGCGGTGCCTGCTCCGATCCTGGGAACCGGGCGACGCACTGGCGCTGGCTGCCGCCTGGTCCGACCCGGAGGTCCGACGGTGGCTACCGGTACCGGAGGACGTCGATCCGGCGGCCGCAGCGGCGTGGATCGCCGGCGAGGCTGGTCGGCGGCAGGCCGGCCTGGCCCTCGACCTGGTGGCCGTGGAGCCGGTCGTGGAGCCGGCCCCGGAGCCGACCGGTGACCCGGCCATCGGGCCGAAGGTGGGTGGCGAGGTGCTGGGCGAGGTCGGCCTCTCGGCCTTCGACCCTGAGCGGGGCGCTGCTCGGATCGGCTGGTGGACCGTGGCGGCGCAGCGTCGGCGGGGCATCGCCACCGAGATGGTGCGCATCCTGACGGCCTGGGCACTGGGGCCGCCACTGGGCCTGACCGTCCTGGTGGCCGAGATGGAGCCCGGCAACGTCGGCTCGCTGGCCGTCGCCATGGCCGCCGGCTACGAGGAACTGGATCGGTCCGCCGACGGCCGTCTTGTCATGGTCGCCCGGTCCGACCGTGGTCTGGCCCGTCCATGA
- the nusB gene encoding transcription antitermination factor NusB yields MARPTNPIGSRREARESALAILYAAESRGEGLLEVLATQPVPPGGYVIEIVEGLAGVLVEVDDIIGRFAEGWRTDRMPAVDRALLRMAVYELGYRPDVPTSAVLAEVVELAGDYSTERSARFVNGVVSGIADELRPSEADPA; encoded by the coding sequence ATGGCCCGACCGACAAACCCCATCGGTTCGCGGCGGGAGGCCCGCGAGTCGGCGCTCGCCATCCTCTATGCGGCCGAGTCCCGGGGCGAGGGGCTGCTCGAGGTGCTGGCCACCCAACCGGTGCCCCCGGGCGGCTACGTCATCGAGATCGTGGAGGGCCTGGCCGGGGTGCTGGTCGAGGTGGACGACATCATCGGCCGGTTCGCCGAGGGATGGCGGACCGACCGCATGCCGGCCGTGGATCGGGCACTGCTCCGCATGGCGGTGTATGAGCTTGGGTACCGGCCCGACGTTCCCACGTCGGCCGTCCTCGCAGAGGTGGTGGAGCTGGCCGGCGACTACTCGACAGAGCGGTCGGCAAGGTTCGTGAACGGGGTGGTCTCGGGGATAGCCGACGAGCTCCGCCCATCGGAGGCCGATCCGGCGTGA
- the efp gene encoding elongation factor P has product MPTITTNDLKNGMTLELDRNLVQVVDFQHVKPGKGHAFVRTTLRNVRTGAVVDRTFRAGEKVERAMIDKRSMQFLYRDGADYVFMDDETYDQIQIAPKTLGDATNYVIEQSTTMVLMFGDEVIGLELPASVELAISQTEPGIQGDRVSGARKPATLETGLIVQVPLFIETGERVKVDTRSGEYLSRA; this is encoded by the coding sequence ATGCCCACCATCACAACCAACGACCTGAAGAACGGCATGACGCTGGAGCTGGACCGAAACCTGGTCCAGGTGGTCGACTTCCAGCACGTCAAGCCCGGCAAGGGCCACGCCTTCGTCCGGACCACGCTGCGCAACGTGCGCACTGGTGCGGTCGTCGACCGGACCTTCCGGGCAGGTGAGAAGGTCGAGCGGGCCATGATCGACAAGCGGTCGATGCAGTTCCTCTACCGGGACGGTGCCGACTACGTGTTCATGGACGACGAGACCTATGACCAGATCCAGATCGCGCCGAAGACGCTGGGTGATGCCACCAACTACGTCATCGAGCAGAGCACGACGATGGTCCTCATGTTCGGCGACGAGGTGATCGGCCTAGAGCTCCCGGCCTCGGTGGAGTTGGCCATCTCCCAGACCGAGCCGGGCATCCAGGGCGACAGGGTGTCGGGGGCCCGCAAGCCGGCCACGCTGGAGACGGGCCTTATCGTCCAGGTACCGCTGTTCATCGAGACCGGCGAGCGGGTCAAGGTCGACACGCGCTCCGGCGAGTACCTCAGCAGGGCCTGA